Proteins found in one Plodia interpunctella isolate USDA-ARS_2022_Savannah chromosome 24, ilPloInte3.2, whole genome shotgun sequence genomic segment:
- the LOC128680603 gene encoding uncharacterized protein LOC128680603 → MRIITVMMLFTSISSISSNSVFPALRSDVKRGHISISFNMRPLQNPTKEDYESYLHNNVPPYFRRSPQQPRPQIRIVETKDKVAFENLKSKLNKVLSKHAAKGQSKHQKNNNKISLRDTVKIDHPIRAKKRPKSPTDTNQEDKNFENIFASTSSEEFKSREKEIFVEWNKKKFCDIGGKTIPEVTYTPDGYGLLPKNYKLVDQTLDEMLIKKRWRPGWPAKAYRLHGRRAGLDITTPLSVFQFHDLVVKRK, encoded by the exons ATGCGCATAATCACAGTAATGATGTTGTTTACATCAATTTCAA GTATTTCGTCAAACAGCGTATTCCCAGCTCTTAGAAGTGATGTTAAAAGGGGACACATATCAATCAGCTTCAACATGAGACCGCTACAGAATCCGACCAAAGAGGACTACGAGTCCTACCTCCACAACAATGTACCACCATATTTCAGGAGGTCGCCACAGCAACCCAGGCCCCAGATCCGAATTGTTGAAACAAAAGACAAAGTCGCCTTCGAAAATTTGAAATCCAAATTGAACAAAGTACTATCAAAACACGCGGCCAAGGGACAATCCAAACatcaaaagaataataataaaatctctctCAGAGACACTGTCAAAATAGACCACCCGATTAGAGCGAAAAAACGACCGAAAAGCCCAACAGATACCAACCAAGAAGATAAAAATTTCGAGAATATATTCGCTTCGACTTCAAGCGAAGAGTTCAAGAGTCGAGAGAAAGAGATATTTGTAGAATGGAATAAAAAGAAGTTTTGTGATATTGGGGGTAAAACGATCCCGGAGGTAACGTACACGCCTGATGGGTATGGGCTATTGCCGAAGAATTACAAACTGGTGGACCAGACGCTGGATGAGATGCTGATCAAGAAGAGATGGCGCCCGGGATGGCCCGCCAAGGCTTACCGGCTGCATGGGAGAAGAGCAGGACTCGATATTACAACGCCTCTGTCTGTATTTCAGTTTCATGACTTAGTTGTGAAAAggaagtaa